In Phaseolus vulgaris cultivar G19833 chromosome 10, P. vulgaris v2.0, whole genome shotgun sequence, a single genomic region encodes these proteins:
- the LOC137816086 gene encoding uncharacterized protein, with the protein MIPKNVKNHSYCSIGITYDQERIQIDLAASQARNEELHRTNEELCRGLRNQAGDRKGEEQECATPPREFPMPFSQAIMDGVIPAMFVGQKATFTGMEDPEAHLTAFHTQMMLVGGFDAVRCKLFMSTLVGTTMDWFISLPDGHVMSFAQLSKLFREQYIANRAPPPNPYDLFDVRHQGEALKESVNRFGAQVVRLNTKDETMMVHASRKGICPGPFSESLIRNRPKTFAEIRRRAVVHIATEGEMNEKRACVVPTLPRVPARAQTVRVHEATTEKRAPAKKQPYEPKKPQAWGRGREGKPVRHNFVVKLKDLTVVPNITERLKMPPKTDKKLGPHKEAWCEFHQAFGHPICNCLPLGHQLDELVKSGFLNDYLAEPQRVETSTILARFSLFSTMTAPRTRRDECLAKFS; encoded by the coding sequence atgattcctaagaatgtcaagaatcattcatattgttcTATTGGAATCACATATGATCAAGAACGCATCCAGATTGATCTAGCTGCATCGCAAGCGAGAAATGAAGAACTACATCGAACCAATGAAGAATTGTGCCGTGGTTTGCGGAATCAGGCAGGTGATCGTAAGGGGGAGGAACAAGAATGTGCTACACCTCCCAGAGAGTTCCCCATGCCTTTTTCGCAGGCAATTATGGATGGTGTGATACCAGCTATGTTCGTAGGACAGAAAGCCAcgttcacagggatggaggatccagaggcccatctcacagcctttcatacgcagatgatgttggtgGGTGGTTTTGATGCAGTAAGGTGCAAGTTATTCATGAGCACGCTGGTAGGGACGacgatggattggttcatcagcctcccggatGGCCACGTGATGTCGTTTGCCCAGTTGTCAAAGCTGTTCAGGGAGCAATACATTGCGAATCGCGCTCCCCCACCCAACCCTTACGATCTTTTCGACGTAAGACACCAGGGTGAGGCGCTGAAGGAGTCTGTTAACCGTTTTGGCGCGCAGGTGGTAAGGCTTAACACCAAGGATGAAACAATGATGGTTCACGCGTCCAGGAAGGGGATTTGTCCAGGGCCTTTCAGTGAATCACTCATTAGAAATCGCCCCAAAACCTTCGCTGAGATAAGGCGTCGAGCGGTGGTTCACATCGCAACAGAAGGGGAGATGAATGAGAAGCGCGCATGCGTTGTTCCCACGCTGCCACGAGTGCCGGCGCGTGCGCAGACCGTGAGAGTGCATGAGGCTACAACAGAAAAGAGGGCTCCCGCGAAGAAGCAGCCCTACGAGCCTAAGAAGCCTCAGGCTTGGGGGCGTGGAAGAGAAGGTAAGCCTGTGAGGCATAATTTCGTGGTAAAGTTGAAAGATTTGACAGTTGTACCCAACATAACGGAGAGGTTGAAGATGCCGCCCAAAACTGACAAGAAgctgggacctcacaaggaggcttggtgtgagtttcaccaagcgtTTGGTCATCCCATATGCAACTGCTTGCCGTTGGGACACCAGTTGGACGAGCTAGTAAAGAGCGGGTTCTTAAATGACTACCTGGCGGAGCCACAAAGAGTTGAGACCTCAACCATCCTTGCTCGCTTCTCTTTGTTCAGCACCATGACTGCACCCAGAACAAGAAGAGACGAGTGTTTGGCAAAATTCAGTTAA